The sequence GATTTATAATATTAGATTCGATGATAAAAATGAACAAAATAGAGAATATTGAAAAGAAGAGATATATAAAACTGCTACTCAAGGATGAAAAAATTAGAAATCTAGTTATGGGAATAGCTAAGCAATTAAATCAAGAAATCATCGTCGACCTAAAGGTTTTAGCAGAACGGTTCAAAATACCCTATTCAAAAGCATGGAGAGTAGTTAACTTTCTACAATCAAACAACATACTAACTCTAAAGGCTGAACCAAATTTCCCAGCGTTAGGTTTAACCCCAGCATTGTTCATAGTTGAGTCGCAATCTAGGGAATGGAAGCAGCAAGTTGAGAAAATGCTATACTTAAGGTTTGCAAGCCAAGCATATGGAAAAGGAAGAAAATTGTTAATGCTGGTAGCCGCGCCTCCGGATACTTTAAAAAAACATATAGAATTTATAGAAGCTAAAATTGGAAAAATAGTTGAATACTACATTCTAGAGCATGCTGTAATCGGGATTCCAAATCTTAATTTCCTAACAATGGATAAGGTGCCTTGGGAGGAGATACCAATAATTTACTATGATAAAATTAGAAGTAAAAAGAAATTCGATAAAATAGACATATCTATAATTGCAAGCCTTGAAAAAAGAGCTCCTAAAAAAGTCTCGGAAATTTCTGAAGAATTAAAGCTTATCAGAAAAACTGTCGAATATAGAATGAAAAGTCGAGTATCATTATTATTAGAGGGATTCCAGCTCAAACTGTCGTTATGGCATACTGACGTTGCACCATTTTACGCGATTTTAGTGAAAAGCGGAGATGTTTATAAGCTATCGGCGTTAACGAGCAGTGTATACCCGACAAACGTTTACGTAGGCAAGGATGTGGCTTTTGCCATTATACAGCTGCCCTGCAAGGAAAAAGTTAACTTTGCGAGGTTCCTATCGACGATAGGCGATTGGGAAGAATACATACTTGAATACGACAGTATTAAGAAAACGCTGCCAGTTAAAGCTGTAAAAGAAACAGGAACTTGGATGGAAAAAGTAACTATGTAGTATTTATTATAACATTTTAGTTTGATATCATTCAATAAGACTTATTTCTGCGATTTACTTAATTATGGTTTAAATTCATATATTATTGTAATGGTTATGTATGACGTGATAATAGTAGGAGCAGGTATTGCAGGCCTAACAGCTGCAATTTACGCTGCAAGACAAAACTTGAAAACGCTGGTAATTTCTCTAGATCTGGGAGGCCAATTACTTCTAGCTAGCGAACTGCAGAATTTTCCAGGTTTTAAGAAAATTAAAGGTTTTGAATTGATAAGAAGAGTAGAAGAGCAGGCTAGGCTATACGGCGCAGATTTCGTATTTGATAAAGTAGTGGCAGTTAAAGAAGAAAAAGGAAAATTTAAAGTTAAGACAACCATGGGCGAATATGAATCCCTAGCACTAATACTCGCATTCGGCAAAACGCCGAAAGAAATGAATATTCCAGGAGAAGAAGAATTTAAGGGAAGAGGAATTTCGTATTGTACGATATGCGACGCTCCTCTTTTTAAAGGCAGAGTTGTGGCGTTAGTGGGATGGGGCGAAGCGGGGCTTGAGGGTGCGCTTATTTTAAAAGATATTGTGCAGAAGCTTTATTGGATTTTCCCAGGAGCTCAGCCTATAAAGGATCAGAACATGCTAAATTTCATACTTGGAAGCGGAAAAGTAGAGCTTGTATCTTTTAGCG comes from Thermoproteales archaeon and encodes:
- a CDS encoding AsnC family protein, encoding FIILDSMIKMNKIENIEKKRYIKLLLKDEKIRNLVMGIAKQLNQEIIVDLKVLAERFKIPYSKAWRVVNFLQSNNILTLKAEPNFPALGLTPALFIVESQSREWKQQVEKMLYLRFASQAYGKGRKLLMLVAAPPDTLKKHIEFIEAKIGKIVEYYILEHAVIGIPNLNFLTMDKVPWEEIPIIYYDKIRSKKKFDKIDISIIASLEKRAPKKVSEISEELKLIRKTVEYRMKSRVSLLLEGFQLKLSLWHTDVAPFYAILVKSGDVYKLSALTSSVYPTNVYVGKDVAFAIIQLPCKEKVNFARFLSTIGDWEEYILEYDSIKKTLPVKAVKETGTWMEKVTM
- a CDS encoding FAD-dependent oxidoreductase codes for the protein MVMYDVIIVGAGIAGLTAAIYAARQNLKTLVISLDLGGQLLLASELQNFPGFKKIKGFELIRRVEEQARLYGADFVFDKVVAVKEEKGKFKVKTTMGEYESLALILAFGKTPKEMNIPGEEEFKGRGISYCTICDAPLFKGRVVALVGWGEAGLEGALILKDIVQKLYWIFPGAQPIKDQNMLNFILGSGKVELVSFSEPIEAKGEKKIEYLVVKNKKTGEIKELKVDGVFVEMGYVAKTDFVKDFVELNKKGEIVTDKLGRTSRKGVFAAGDVTDTLFKQAVISAGQGATAALSAYNYIMKIKGKKTEIVADWKHVKLPTEEEEKKKVFFIALK